Proteins encoded by one window of Pyrinomonadaceae bacterium:
- a CDS encoding STAS domain-containing protein, with protein MAELNIRERQAGDVTVLDMDGRITIGDGSIALRSAVRRLLEEQKKKILLNLAGVGYIDSSGIGELVSSYTAINKEGGQLKLLSLTQKLQDLLTITKLLTVFDAYDEEAEALSNFK; from the coding sequence ATGGCAGAGCTTAACATCCGCGAACGACAAGCCGGCGACGTGACAGTGCTGGATATGGACGGGCGAATCACCATCGGCGATGGCAGTATCGCGCTGCGCAGCGCCGTGCGTCGTTTACTCGAAGAGCAAAAGAAAAAGATTCTGCTGAACCTGGCCGGCGTCGGTTACATCGATTCAAGCGGCATCGGCGAGCTGGTTTCCAGCTACACGGCCATCAACAAGGAAGGCGGCCAGCTTAAGCTGCTCAGCCTGACCCAGAAACTTCAGGACCTGCTCACTATCACGAAGCTGCTCACCGTCTTTGACGCGTACGACGAAGAAGCGGAAGCGCTCAGCAACTTCAAGTAA
- a CDS encoding acyl-CoA dehydrogenase family protein, whose translation MAAVLERKEIIKGGSFLIEERTPAEVFTPEDFNEEHRMIADTTRQFMDAEVLPRINELEAKDWKLARELVKQAAELGLVGANIPEEYGGLALDQTSSALIAEYLGRSASFATTLGAQSGIGLLPIVYFGTEAAKKKYLPPIAAGELVTAYALTEAGSGSDAMAAKATAKLSEDGTQYVLNGEKMFITNGGFADIYVVFAKVDGDKFTAFIVERQEGCHPGAEEHKMGIKGSSTTPLILADAKTPVENLLGEVGKGHKIAFNILNIGRFKLGAMCLGGMKLAVTESVKYANERHQFGKPIASFGAIKSKLGEMAVRTWVGEAMTYRTLGMIEEGLGAIEDSKDMDARLKAIEEYAAECSIIKVALSEYCDYITDEMVQIFGGYGYSADYPAERAYRDTRINRIFEGTNEINRMLIPGRLMKAALTGRLALLPAAQGLMDEILNPSMPSFDTDEGLLAAEQKLALNAKKVALMTLGTAAQKYMMGLSDQQEILMGVADIIMDAFAMESAILRTQKLAASQSEDAAARYVDMTRVFCNDAVERIEANAKNTLAAMAEGDELRTLLAALRRFTKMTPINTVAARQRIADGMIAANKYVY comes from the coding sequence ATGGCAGCCGTACTCGAACGAAAAGAAATCATTAAAGGCGGAAGCTTCCTGATTGAAGAGCGCACGCCGGCAGAAGTCTTCACGCCTGAGGACTTCAATGAAGAGCACCGCATGATTGCCGACACCACGCGGCAGTTCATGGACGCGGAAGTGTTGCCGCGCATCAACGAACTGGAAGCCAAGGATTGGAAGCTGGCGCGCGAATTGGTGAAGCAGGCGGCGGAACTTGGCCTGGTCGGCGCGAACATTCCCGAAGAGTATGGCGGGCTCGCCCTGGATCAAACCAGCAGCGCGCTGATTGCAGAGTACCTCGGTCGCTCGGCATCTTTCGCCACGACCCTCGGCGCGCAGAGCGGCATCGGCCTGCTGCCGATTGTCTATTTCGGTACGGAAGCCGCGAAGAAAAAGTACCTGCCGCCAATTGCCGCCGGCGAATTAGTCACGGCGTACGCTTTGACCGAAGCCGGTTCGGGCTCAGACGCGATGGCAGCCAAAGCCACGGCGAAACTGAGCGAGGACGGCACGCAATACGTCCTTAACGGCGAGAAGATGTTCATTACGAACGGCGGCTTCGCAGACATCTACGTCGTGTTCGCCAAAGTCGATGGCGACAAGTTCACCGCATTCATCGTCGAGCGGCAGGAAGGCTGCCATCCCGGCGCGGAAGAACACAAGATGGGAATCAAAGGTTCAAGCACGACGCCGCTGATTCTCGCCGATGCGAAAACGCCGGTGGAAAATCTTCTAGGTGAAGTCGGCAAGGGTCACAAAATCGCTTTCAACATTCTGAACATCGGCCGCTTCAAACTCGGCGCGATGTGTTTGGGTGGGATGAAACTCGCCGTGACCGAATCGGTGAAGTACGCCAACGAGCGGCATCAGTTCGGGAAACCGATCGCTTCGTTCGGCGCGATCAAATCGAAACTCGGCGAGATGGCGGTGCGCACCTGGGTGGGCGAAGCGATGACCTATCGGACGCTCGGAATGATCGAAGAGGGCTTGGGGGCGATCGAAGACTCGAAAGACATGGACGCGCGCCTGAAAGCGATCGAGGAGTACGCCGCCGAATGCTCGATTATCAAAGTCGCGCTGTCGGAATACTGCGACTACATCACGGACGAGATGGTGCAGATCTTCGGCGGCTATGGATATTCTGCTGATTATCCCGCCGAGCGCGCGTACCGCGACACGCGCATCAATCGCATCTTTGAAGGCACAAACGAAATCAATCGCATGTTGATTCCGGGGCGCCTGATGAAGGCAGCGTTGACGGGCCGGCTGGCGCTGCTTCCGGCCGCGCAGGGCTTGATGGATGAGATCCTCAATCCGTCGATGCCTTCGTTCGACACTGACGAAGGTTTGCTCGCGGCGGAACAGAAGCTTGCCCTGAACGCGAAGAAGGTCGCGTTGATGACGCTCGGCACGGCCGCTCAGAAGTACATGATGGGGCTGTCTGACCAGCAGGAGATTTTGATGGGTGTCGCCGACATCATCATGGATGCGTTTGCCATGGAGTCGGCGATTCTGCGCACGCAAAAACTGGCCGCCTCGCAAAGCGAGGACGCCGCGGCGCGTTACGTCGACATGACTCGCGTTTTCTGCAATGACGCGGTCGAACGGATCGAAGCGAATGCGAAGAACACGCTGGCGGCGATGGCGGAAGGCGATGAGTTACGCACGCTTCTGGCGGCGCTACGCCGGTTCACGAAGATGACGCCGATTAATACGGTGGCCGCGCGGCAGCGAATTGCCGACGGGATGATCGCGGCAAATAAGTACGTTTACTGA
- a CDS encoding STAS domain-containing protein — protein sequence MAQLDIKQRQAGDVTILDLDGEVRIGDSSTALRSAIRNLVAGGNQKLLLNLKGVRYIDSSGIGELIANYTTVGRGGGQLKLLNLTEKVQDLLVITKLLTVFDVYDNEADALSSFK from the coding sequence ATGGCTCAACTAGACATCAAACAACGCCAGGCGGGCGACGTAACTATTTTGGATCTCGATGGCGAAGTGCGCATCGGCGACAGCAGCACTGCACTTCGCAGCGCGATTCGCAATTTGGTTGCCGGTGGGAATCAGAAGCTTTTACTGAATCTGAAAGGCGTCCGGTACATCGATTCCAGCGGCATCGGCGAACTGATCGCGAACTACACCACGGTGGGACGCGGCGGCGGCCAACTTAAGCTTCTGAATCTGACGGAGAAAGTCCAGGATCTGCTGGTCATCACTAAGCTGCTCACCGTCTTCGACGTGTATGACAACGAAGCCGACGCGCTCAGCAGCTTTAAATAA
- a CDS encoding MBL fold metallo-hydrolase, with protein sequence MKIVPISVPTPFYIGPVNVYLIKEDPITIIDTGPKTKEAIEALRAGLRQAGLSVADVRRIVLTHAHEDHCGLARSLRDEAKDAEVFVHNWETGHRMGRLEHDDSLRLLMRAGVPEDELRAMRELYDHVRQYADALEDDHCTELNDEAELDFETGALRVIHTPGHTPGSCSFLREADRTLIAGDCVLKRVTPNPVISPDPIDPSRRFRSLAEYLVSLARVRSFAPTLVYGGHGEPIHDYEELFNRYLRAINERQSGVLRLVPKSGASAWEVSRQMFPGADDVHRFLAVSEAVAHLDHAHSEGKIALEMSDGREIYRKLGAD encoded by the coding sequence ATGAAGATCGTTCCCATCTCAGTTCCCACGCCGTTCTACATCGGGCCGGTTAACGTCTATCTCATCAAAGAAGATCCCATCACGATCATCGACACGGGCCCGAAAACAAAAGAAGCCATCGAAGCTTTGCGCGCGGGGCTGCGCCAGGCGGGACTCAGTGTGGCAGACGTTCGCCGGATCGTGCTCACGCACGCGCACGAAGATCATTGCGGCCTCGCGCGCTCACTGCGCGACGAAGCCAAAGACGCCGAAGTCTTCGTGCACAACTGGGAAACCGGACATCGCATGGGGCGACTCGAACACGACGACAGTTTGCGTCTCCTGATGCGCGCGGGCGTACCGGAAGACGAATTGCGCGCGATGCGTGAGCTCTACGATCACGTGAGACAGTACGCGGACGCGCTGGAAGACGATCACTGCACCGAATTGAATGACGAGGCTGAGTTGGATTTCGAAACCGGCGCATTGCGCGTCATCCACACGCCCGGACACACTCCCGGTTCGTGTTCGTTTCTGCGCGAGGCAGATCGCACTCTCATCGCCGGCGATTGCGTGCTGAAGCGGGTGACACCGAATCCAGTCATCTCGCCGGATCCGATCGATCCTTCACGACGATTCCGATCCTTGGCTGAATATCTGGTCAGCCTCGCCCGTGTCCGCAGCTTCGCGCCGACGCTGGTTTACGGCGGCCACGGCGAACCGATTCACGACTACGAAGAACTCTTCAATCGTTACCTCCGCGCCATCAACGAACGCCAGAGCGGCGTTCTGCGTCTGGTGCCGAAGAGCGGCGCCTCGGCCTGGGAAGTCTCGCGCCAGATGTTTCCCGGTGCTGACGATGTCCACCGCTTTCTCGCCGTCTCTGAAGCCGTTGCCCATCTCGATCACGCCCACTCCGAGGGCAAAATCGCTCTGGAAATGAGCGATGGCCGCGAAATTTATCGGAAGCTCGGGGCCGACTGA
- a CDS encoding ATP-binding protein, which yields MPSHIEAVADAAAAAADFARNCGLADEAAFGIDMAVREAITNAIVHGNKEDDTKQVEMTLNCSSQAVEIEVSDQGAGFDPVAVPDPTAAENLMKTSGRGNFLMRSFMDEVEWVSRPEGGTIVRMVKRV from the coding sequence TTGCCCAGCCACATTGAGGCTGTTGCTGACGCTGCTGCCGCGGCGGCTGACTTCGCGCGCAATTGTGGGCTCGCGGACGAAGCAGCTTTTGGCATCGACATGGCTGTGCGCGAAGCCATCACCAACGCGATCGTTCACGGCAACAAGGAAGACGATACGAAACAGGTGGAAATGACCCTCAACTGCTCGTCGCAGGCAGTTGAAATCGAAGTCAGCGATCAGGGCGCCGGGTTCGATCCGGTCGCAGTGCCCGACCCCACGGCCGCCGAAAATCTGATGAAGACTTCGGGCCGCGGTAACTTCCTGATGCGCAGCTTCATGGATGAAGTCGAGTGGGTGAGCCGGCCCGAGGGGGGGACGATAGTGCGAATGGTGAAGAGAGTTTGA
- a CDS encoding PDZ domain-containing protein, giving the protein MTIRKMLLTLSIVLSCGLVVSGIIVSAQEAPKAPEAPKSQKAPKAPKDELAENDFDFDFKLDDKFDFKFDDFDFKFDDKFDWQDGDRNFTFFLQGGTFLGVHAEDVTKENMSRYGMREVRGVGVSEIMKDSPAEKAGLRKDDVILSFNGEAVTSTRKLHRLVSESSADQNVRLTISRGGSEQEVTATLSKRQGTGMLNAKIREDIKQRMELFKKDMPKIKGGDGTWVFHTGSYRRIGIATQTLTKQLADYFGVSEGILVTSVTDNSPAAKAGLKAGDVITAVDGEKVASPGDISRTIGKKQDGPVTLTVVRDRNTRSVIVTPEKPPAGTGDIRTIVTPDLRTIVTPQVTIPVIPAITIQTPQITVPVIPQVDITVPTTPRVIRSRVLII; this is encoded by the coding sequence ATGACAATTCGTAAAATGCTGCTGACTCTCTCCATCGTACTCAGTTGCGGTCTGGTCGTGAGCGGCATCATCGTTTCTGCTCAGGAAGCTCCCAAAGCGCCTGAGGCTCCAAAATCTCAAAAAGCCCCCAAAGCTCCAAAGGACGAACTTGCCGAAAACGACTTCGATTTCGACTTTAAGCTCGATGACAAGTTCGACTTTAAGTTCGACGACTTCGACTTTAAGTTCGATGACAAGTTCGATTGGCAGGATGGCGATCGCAATTTCACTTTCTTCCTTCAGGGCGGCACATTTCTCGGCGTCCACGCTGAGGACGTGACGAAAGAGAACATGAGTCGCTATGGCATGCGCGAAGTGCGCGGTGTCGGCGTGAGCGAGATCATGAAAGACAGCCCGGCGGAAAAGGCCGGCTTGAGAAAAGATGACGTGATTCTGAGCTTCAATGGTGAGGCCGTCACCAGCACACGCAAATTGCATCGCCTGGTGAGCGAATCATCGGCGGATCAAAACGTAAGACTGACGATCAGCCGCGGCGGTTCTGAGCAGGAAGTTACCGCCACGCTGAGCAAGCGTCAGGGCACCGGGATGTTGAACGCCAAGATTCGCGAAGACATCAAGCAGAGGATGGAACTGTTCAAAAAGGACATGCCGAAGATCAAGGGCGGCGACGGCACATGGGTCTTCCATACGGGTTCTTACCGCCGCATCGGCATCGCCACTCAGACGTTGACGAAACAACTTGCCGATTACTTCGGCGTCAGCGAAGGCATCCTCGTCACGTCGGTGACCGACAACAGCCCGGCCGCAAAGGCTGGATTGAAAGCCGGCGACGTGATCACGGCGGTTGACGGCGAAAAGGTTGCTTCGCCGGGAGACATCTCGCGCACCATCGGTAAGAAGCAAGACGGTCCAGTTACTTTGACAGTCGTTCGCGACCGCAACACGCGCAGCGTAATTGTCACCCCTGAAAAGCCGCCGGCAGGGACAGGAGACATTAGAACTATCGTGACTCCCGACCTGCGAACCATCGTGACTCCGCAGGTCACCATCCCGGTCATTCCGGCGATTACAATTCAGACGCCGCAGATTACCGTGCCGGTTATTCCGCAGGTCGACATCACGGTTCCTACGACACCGCGTGTCATCCGCTCGCGCGTCCTGATAATCTGA
- the egtD gene encoding L-histidine N(alpha)-methyltransferase gives MSQPQPSSRRFVVHDLKKQKGHADFARDVRDGLSAKPKQLFPKFLYDALGSKLFEAICQVEEYYPTRAETEILTRHSDEIVSSVPDCQTLIELGSGSAEKTRRVIEALLRIQPTLLFVPIDISPSALEESSHTLLQAYPTLQIEAYAADYFDGLAALKPPAHGRALVLFLGSNIGNFEKPDASTFLRTIRRGLRPGDALLLGADLKKDRETLERAYNDSLGVTRAFILNQLARINREFGADFDLWAFGLRSVYNDAEGRIDVYLESLRQQSVTIPGLDLSFTLEAGERIHMENAYKYDLEELSSLAQQTGFVREQTWFDEAKRFSSNLFVAVE, from the coding sequence ATGTCGCAACCGCAACCGTCCTCCCGCAGATTTGTTGTTCACGATCTGAAGAAACAAAAGGGGCACGCGGACTTCGCGCGCGACGTGCGTGATGGGCTTTCCGCAAAGCCGAAACAGCTTTTCCCAAAGTTCCTGTACGATGCGCTCGGTTCGAAACTGTTCGAAGCAATCTGTCAGGTTGAAGAGTACTATCCCACGCGCGCCGAGACTGAGATACTCACGCGGCATTCCGATGAAATCGTAAGTTCGGTTCCTGACTGTCAGACCTTGATTGAACTCGGCAGCGGCAGTGCCGAAAAGACGCGCCGGGTGATCGAGGCGTTGCTCAGGATTCAGCCGACGCTGCTGTTTGTTCCCATCGACATTTCGCCTTCCGCTTTGGAAGAGAGTTCGCACACTTTACTTCAGGCGTATCCGACCTTGCAGATCGAAGCTTACGCCGCGGATTACTTTGACGGGCTGGCGGCGCTCAAGCCGCCGGCACATGGACGCGCGCTGGTGCTTTTTCTCGGCTCAAACATCGGCAACTTTGAAAAGCCCGACGCTTCAACATTTCTGCGCACGATTCGCCGGGGATTGCGCCCAGGCGACGCGTTGCTTCTGGGCGCTGATCTGAAAAAGGATCGAGAGACGCTCGAACGCGCCTACAACGATTCACTGGGAGTGACGCGCGCTTTCATTCTGAATCAGTTAGCGCGCATCAACCGCGAGTTTGGGGCTGACTTTGACTTGTGGGCGTTTGGTTTGAGGTCGGTCTACAACGACGCCGAGGGACGGATCGATGTTTATCTCGAGAGTCTACGCCAGCAGTCCGTGACAATTCCCGGTCTTGATTTGTCTTTCACGCTGGAAGCAGGCGAGCGCATTCATATGGAGAACGCTTACAAGTACGATCTGGAAGAGCTTTCGTCCCTCGCGCAGCAGACAGGATTCGTGCGCGAGCAAACATGGTTCGATGAAGCGAAACGGTTTAGCAGCAATCTCTTTGTCGCCGTCGAATAA
- a CDS encoding TIM44-like domain-containing protein encodes MKRLKSGTWNLKTGRFTIGAVSFVFAAMTLAVFATEALARVGGGGGYGGGGGGGDGDGEGLGVIIYLIFRLLLWLTIEHPAIGIPLDIIVICAVIYWFARRSKKPASVVSSSPVLGLSTGPGGRPQQDIQRAFNQLRRFDPNFSEIIFTDFCYALYGRAHDARGKGKAALDDLSPYLSDAARGALLQLNSPQLKAVQGVIVGAMVVADVRGLTTPTVEMSVEFEANYTEFTPRDGDPRGEMAYYVRERWEFERKRDLLSPPPGEATALHCPSCGAPLQKDTNGACAFCHTKVESGEFQWYVRNVRTLGREARGPLLTSNVPEVGTLNPTIMQPNFPHVRAAFEQNNPTFKWAEFQARARMIFNELQDAWSSLNWERARPHETDNIFQMHQYWIEAYRRQKLRNVLERYQITGMQPTKIKQDNFYQSVTLRIFAEGYDYTINESGQVVAGSRTNLRKWSEYWTFIRNSKATPAAARADLNCPNCGAPLKVNATGICEFCGGKITSGEFDWVLSKIEQDESYAG; translated from the coding sequence ATGAAGCGGCTCAAATCTGGAACGTGGAATTTGAAAACAGGTCGCTTCACGATCGGCGCGGTGTCGTTTGTGTTTGCCGCAATGACGCTCGCGGTGTTCGCCACTGAAGCACTCGCGCGGGTTGGCGGCGGCGGCGGCTACGGCGGCGGCGGAGGTGGAGGTGACGGCGACGGTGAAGGGCTCGGCGTCATCATCTATCTGATTTTCCGGTTGCTGCTTTGGTTGACGATTGAGCATCCCGCGATTGGAATTCCGCTCGACATCATCGTGATCTGCGCGGTCATCTATTGGTTTGCCAGACGCTCAAAAAAACCAGCTTCGGTCGTTTCTTCTTCACCGGTACTCGGCTTATCAACTGGTCCTGGCGGACGGCCACAGCAGGACATTCAGCGCGCTTTCAATCAGCTACGACGCTTTGATCCGAACTTTTCGGAAATCATTTTTACCGATTTCTGTTACGCGCTTTACGGCCGTGCGCACGACGCGCGGGGCAAAGGCAAAGCCGCGCTCGATGACCTTTCGCCGTATTTGTCAGACGCGGCGCGCGGCGCGCTATTGCAATTAAACTCGCCCCAACTCAAAGCCGTGCAGGGCGTCATCGTGGGCGCGATGGTGGTTGCCGACGTGCGCGGCCTCACGACGCCCACTGTCGAAATGAGCGTTGAATTCGAAGCGAACTATACCGAGTTCACGCCGCGCGACGGTGATCCCCGCGGCGAGATGGCGTACTACGTTCGCGAGCGTTGGGAGTTCGAGCGCAAACGCGATTTGCTTTCGCCGCCACCCGGGGAAGCGACCGCGCTGCACTGCCCCAGTTGCGGCGCGCCTTTGCAGAAAGACACCAACGGCGCGTGCGCTTTCTGCCACACGAAAGTCGAAAGCGGCGAGTTTCAATGGTACGTGCGTAACGTGCGCACGCTGGGTCGCGAAGCGCGGGGCCCGCTGCTCACTTCGAATGTTCCTGAGGTCGGGACACTTAACCCGACCATCATGCAGCCGAACTTTCCACACGTCCGCGCCGCCTTCGAGCAAAACAATCCAACCTTCAAATGGGCGGAGTTCCAGGCCCGCGCGCGCATGATTTTCAACGAATTGCAGGACGCTTGGTCGTCTTTGAATTGGGAGCGCGCCCGACCGCACGAGACGGACAACATTTTCCAGATGCACCAGTACTGGATTGAGGCTTACCGGCGCCAGAAACTTCGCAACGTACTCGAGCGGTATCAAATTACCGGGATGCAGCCCACCAAGATCAAACAGGACAATTTTTATCAATCGGTCACGCTGCGGATTTTCGCCGAAGGTTATGATTACACCATCAACGAAAGCGGCCAGGTCGTCGCGGGCTCACGAACAAATTTGCGGAAATGGAGTGAATATTGGACTTTTATTCGCAACAGCAAAGCCACCCCAGCCGCGGCCCGCGCCGATCTAAACTGTCCAAATTGCGGCGCGCCGTTGAAGGTAAATGCCACCGGCATCTGCGAATTCTGCGGTGGAAAAATCACTTCCGGCGAATTCGATTGGGTGCTTTCGAAGATTGAGCAGGATGAAAGCTACGCCGGTTAA
- a CDS encoding CarD family transcriptional regulator, translated as MGFKVGQKVVYPNHGIGTIEQIEQKQIGATALPFYTLRLAATNTLVLVPVTNATEVGLRKPITTLECDTLFQTLSSDFATPPHDWKDRFKDFSEKMRTGNIFEVAEVLKHLNYLSHSKPLSFREQRMLERAHYLVVSELAAVCRQPECNIEPRVNDALAQACSRHDGKSNGNGNLRRAVAAGAH; from the coding sequence GTGGGCTTCAAGGTCGGCCAGAAGGTTGTTTACCCAAATCACGGTATCGGTACCATCGAGCAAATCGAGCAGAAACAAATCGGTGCGACAGCGCTCCCGTTTTACACGCTCCGGCTCGCAGCTACGAATACCCTCGTATTAGTCCCTGTGACCAACGCCACGGAAGTCGGTCTGCGTAAGCCGATTACGACGTTGGAGTGCGACACGCTTTTCCAAACGTTGAGTTCAGACTTTGCCACCCCGCCGCATGATTGGAAAGATCGGTTTAAGGATTTTTCCGAGAAGATGCGCACCGGCAACATTTTTGAAGTCGCCGAAGTCTTAAAGCACCTCAACTATTTGAGTCACAGCAAACCCCTTTCGTTCCGCGAGCAGCGGATGCTTGAGCGCGCACATTACCTCGTCGTTTCTGAACTCGCGGCTGTTTGCCGTCAGCCCGAGTGCAACATCGAGCCGCGCGTGAATGACGCATTGGCCCAGGCGTGTTCGCGCCACGATGGTAAATCGAACGGCAACGGCAACCTGCGGCGGGCGGTCGCAGCCGGCGCTCACTGA
- a CDS encoding hemolysin family protein translates to MDDPASSFLALFAADAQSESSLFGIALKFAAVLFFLIINAFFVGAEFALIAVRRPRLEARAAAGSKSAQSALRLLDDPTLFINASQLGITIASLVLGALGEPAFAALIEPLALSITPQPQAAYLAHLIAMVIALSLMTFLHMVLGELLPKMIALERAEALALFSSRTLEIFARLFRAPLWIFNRTGAGLARLFGLKSSLHHTAVYSEEELRQLVDISRESGHLRAEERRLIHRVFEFSDTLVREAMVPRTEMAAISIDCSLEDIRDAFQKHGYSRLPVYDGKLDNVAGFIHSKDLMPFLLKPEAFRLEYVLQPPMYIVDTARLEAVLRQMQTAKSHFGFVVDEHGGIEGIITLEDLLEEIVGDISDEHDEEVNEQITKVDDRTYLLDGALAVRDLNKRLKAALPESESYITIGGFLMTEVGHVPQPGEMIEHDGLKFHVEKVERRRVLRVKLELLEKRDEMKSEDAGGSESAPA, encoded by the coding sequence ATGGACGATCCTGCTAGTAGTTTCCTCGCCTTGTTTGCTGCCGACGCCCAGTCGGAGTCCAGCCTCTTCGGGATAGCGCTCAAGTTCGCGGCGGTTCTTTTCTTCTTAATCATAAACGCGTTTTTTGTGGGCGCTGAGTTTGCGCTAATTGCCGTTCGTCGCCCGCGTCTGGAAGCTCGCGCCGCCGCCGGGAGTAAGTCCGCCCAATCGGCACTTCGCTTGCTCGACGATCCGACGCTCTTCATCAACGCATCGCAACTGGGAATCACCATTGCCTCGCTGGTCCTGGGCGCGCTGGGGGAACCGGCCTTTGCCGCATTGATAGAACCACTTGCCCTGAGCATCACGCCGCAACCGCAGGCTGCCTACCTGGCCCATCTCATCGCGATGGTCATCGCGTTGTCGCTGATGACCTTCCTGCACATGGTGCTGGGCGAGTTGTTGCCAAAAATGATCGCACTCGAACGTGCCGAAGCACTGGCGTTGTTTTCTTCACGGACGCTGGAAATTTTTGCCCGATTATTTCGTGCGCCGCTTTGGATTTTTAATCGGACCGGCGCCGGGCTCGCACGGCTCTTCGGATTGAAGTCGTCATTGCACCACACGGCCGTGTACAGCGAGGAAGAACTGCGCCAGCTCGTGGATATTTCCCGCGAGAGCGGTCACCTGCGCGCCGAAGAGCGGCGCTTGATCCATCGCGTCTTCGAATTTTCCGACACCCTCGTGCGCGAAGCGATGGTGCCACGCACTGAGATGGCCGCCATCTCAATCGATTGCTCGCTTGAAGACATTCGCGACGCCTTCCAAAAGCACGGTTATTCGCGGCTGCCGGTTTATGACGGCAAGCTGGACAACGTCGCCGGCTTCATTCACAGCAAGGACCTGATGCCATTCCTGCTGAAGCCTGAAGCGTTTCGGCTCGAATACGTTTTGCAGCCGCCGATGTACATCGTGGACACGGCGCGCCTCGAAGCTGTTCTGCGACAGATGCAGACGGCCAAATCACACTTCGGCTTTGTCGTCGATGAACACGGCGGGATTGAAGGCATCATCACGCTCGAGGATTTGCTGGAAGAGATCGTCGGCGACATTTCTGATGAGCATGACGAGGAAGTCAACGAGCAAATCACGAAAGTGGATGACCGCACGTATTTGCTCGACGGCGCACTCGCGGTGCGAGATCTAAACAAACGCCTGAAGGCGGCGCTGCCTGAATCCGAAAGCTACATCACGATTGGCGGGTTTCTCATGACTGAAGTCGGACATGTCCCGCAACCCGGAGAAATGATCGAGCATGACGGCCTCAAGTTTCACGTCGAGAAAGTTGAACGAAGGCGAGTGCTGCGAGTGAAACTGGAATTACTTGAGAAGCGCGACGAAATGAAATCAGAAGATGCGGGCGGGTCGGAAAGCGCGCCGGCTTAA
- a CDS encoding four helix bundle protein, with translation MKYKRFEEVPVWRDAIELAVQTFVLTARPCFRAHSRLRSQLEAAVVSISNNIAEGFERGTTPDTLYFIYISRGSAGETRSMYQFLQRAPSFDELRQQLPHLIRRAESISRQLRAWADSLQNTEIRGQRYLTETSRRRDQRIRDRNEFVKELEQIQSQNIARARKVGASE, from the coding sequence GTGAAATACAAACGGTTCGAGGAAGTGCCCGTATGGAGAGATGCGATCGAGTTAGCAGTGCAAACCTTTGTCCTCACTGCCCGGCCGTGTTTTCGTGCTCATTCTCGGTTGCGAAGTCAGCTGGAAGCAGCTGTGGTTTCGATTTCGAATAACATCGCGGAAGGATTCGAACGCGGAACGACACCCGACACGCTCTATTTCATCTACATCTCCAGAGGCTCGGCCGGTGAGACCAGATCGATGTATCAATTTCTTCAGCGTGCTCCGAGCTTTGACGAACTGCGGCAACAACTTCCGCACCTTATTCGTCGAGCGGAAAGTATCTCGCGGCAATTGCGTGCTTGGGCTGATTCGCTTCAAAACACTGAGATTCGTGGTCAGAGGTACCTAACTGAAACTTCTCGGCGGCGGGATCAACGAATAAGAGACCGCAACGAATTCGTGAAGGAGCTCGAGCAGATTCAGTCGCAGAATATCGCGCGCGCGCGCAAGGTTGGAGCGTCCGAGTGA